In the Candidatus Edwardsbacteria bacterium genome, CTTGCCGGCAGGTTCAGGCACATACTCCATCGCGGTGAACCCGGCGACCAACAAAGCCTATGCGGTGAACAGCAGCAGCAACACCGTTACCATCATCAACGGGACCACCCTTGATACTGCTACCGTGGCGGTGGGGTCCAGCCCCAATCAAATAGCGGTCAATCCGGTAACCAATAAAATATACGTGGTCAACCGCAGCGGCAATTCAATCTCGGTTATCGACGGTTCTAATAACAGCGTTACGACCGTGCCAGTTGGCTCAAGCCCCCAGGGCATCGCTTTAAACACTGTTACCAATAAGATATATGTGGCTAATAACGCCAGCAATACCGTGACAGAGATCGACGGTCTTACCAACGATACCACCAGCGTGGCCACGGCCGCCGGGCCCATCGCGGTGGCGGTGAATCCGTCCACTAACAGGATATATGCGGTCTGCATGAGTGGAAATACGGTCACTGTCATTGACGGGGCGTCCCGCGATACCACTCTTATCCCGGGCGGTGCATGGATGCAGTACGTTTCCGTGAATCCGATCACCAATAAAATTTACGTTGTCAACGGAGGTGCTGGGGCTTCGGTCATGGTGATAGACGGGGCCACAAACGCCACTTCAACACTCACCTCCGGGACTATGACACCGTTCCTTCGGGCCGTGGTGGTGAACCCGGTGACCAATAAGATCTATATCGCCGTGGACCGGAACACCGGCAGCAGCTACAATGTCACGGTGATAGACGGCTCCAGCAACAAACCCGCCACAGTGACCGCGGCCAACCAGCCCCAGGATGTGGCCGTCAATCCGGTGACCAACAAAATCTACGTGGCCAACCACGGGTTCGGGGCCAACAGCGTGACGGTAATAGACGGGGCCACCAACGCCAAGGTCGATGTCGGCGCCGGGACCTATCCGGCCGCGGTGGCGGTCAATCCGGTTACCAACAAAATATATGCGGCCAACGAGAACAGTAACAATGTCACGGTGATCGACGGGGCCACCAATGCCACAGCAACGGTCATCGCCGGGACCAGGCCCTATGCGGTGGCGGTCAACCCGGTGACCAACAAGGTTTACGTGGCCAACGTCGGTAGCGCCAGCGTCACGGTAATCGACGGGGCCACCAACGCCACCACCACCGTGGCCGTGGGCACCCAGCCCTGCCGTGTGGCGGTCAATCCGGTGACCAACCGGATCTACGTGGCCAATGCCGCCAGCAATAATGTTACGGTGATTGACGGGGCCACCAACCATACTGCCACGGTGCCGGCCGGAGGCGCCCCTTGGTCGCTGGCGGTCAACTCGGTGACCAACAAGATCTACGTGGCCAACATGAGCAGCGCCAACGTGACGGTGATCGACGGGGCCAACAACGCCACCGCCACCGTCAGCGCAGGCTCATACCCCTATTCCGTGGCGGTGAACCCGGCCACCAACAAGGCCTACGTGGCCAACTTTTACGGCAACAGCGTCACGGTAATCAACGGGGCCACCAACGATACGGCCACGGTGGCGGTAGGGACCTACCCCTACGCGGTGGCGGTGGATCCGGTCAGCAACAAGGTCTACGTGGCCAATTCCGGGAGCAACAATCTTACAGTGATCGACGGGGCCACCAAGAGCACGACCACCGCAAGTACGGGCACAGATCCCAGGGCGGTGGCGGTCAATCCGGTGACCAACAAGATTTATACGGCCAATTACGGCAGCAGCAATGCCACGGTGATAGACGCGGTACCGGTCTCCGAGAGCGGAGTGCGGGCCGTGATTGATTCACTATCCGGGAATGTGGCCTATCAAACCAAGCCTGTTCTGACCGGCAAGGCCGTTAACCGGTGGATCCCAAGTAAAACAAACATGATGGGCGTGCTTAACGACTGGATGGCAGGGCAGGAGGCATGGAACTGGGCGGCCGGTCCTTTCGACAGCACCTCGTCGGATTCAATCGGTTGGACATACAACTGGGGAACCGATTCCCTGCTGTTCGGGGAAAATTTCATCAATATCGTGCCCCTGGAGATGCAGTCGGCCGGCACCAACAACCTGGGCTTGGGCACGCCATTCGCCGGGAACATGCTGACCTATCCGGTCTATTACCTGGACAGCATTCCGCCAGCACAGGTTACACTCGTCGCTCCGGTGCATGATACATTGATCGGAGACAGTATAATATCTTTTGTCTGGCACAAGGCAAGCGACAATTACAGCTTAGGGCATTACAAATTTCAGGTTGCCTCTAACGATTCATTTTCACCAGCCTTCAGGGATACCATGGTCAGCGATACCACGGCCGTTCTGACGCTTTCTTCAAGCGACACCATCTACTACTGGCGGGTGAGAGCGGTGGATGCCTGCGGCAATGTAGGAGAGTATTCGGCAACCTGGAAGTTTGAGATTGATGTCACCAGCCCGGCTGTGCCAACGCTTCTTACCCCGGCCGACAATGCCTGGCTGACCTTGGACACAGCTTTCTGCACCTGGAGTGCAGTTGCCAAATCGGGCAAGGCCGCACCGGTCTATTATGTTTTAAAAGCTTATTTGTTGTCCGATACCATCAATCCTGTTATTATTGACACCACCAGCCTGACAATTGATACGTTATTAATATCAGAAAACCGCTACCGCTGGCTGGTGGAGGCCCATGATGAGGCTGGTAACCCGCCGGGGATCTCGGATGCCTTCAATTTCGGGTATGATGTAACCCCTCCGGCAACAGCTACGTTGATCATTCCCAATGACAGCTTGATCACCAACCAAAGCAATAACAATTTTATCTGGAATAGCTGTTTTGATAGCATCAGCGGGTTGAAGGAGTATACTCTGCAATATGCCTATGATATGAGCTTCAGTGACGGCCTGGCCGAGACCACACTGACCGATACCAGTATAACTCTGGCTATGGCCGATAGCAATTACTACTGGCGGGTTATAGCGAGAGACACGGTTAGTAATGTCAGCGTATCTGATATCAGATATTTATCAATAGATACTCAAGATCCCAATATTCCCAGCCTGTCAGCCCCAATCGACAATTTATGGACGGAGGACACCACCATAATCTGCAGCTGGGGTGAAGTGACCAAGAAGGCCAAGGCCAGCGAGGTGTCATATGTGATCCAATTAGACACCACCAACACTTTTGCTACCCCCATCATTGAAGACACCACCGGCATCCTGTTGGATACCTTCAACCTGGCCGAGGGACAGTACTACTGGCGGGTGATGGCCTACGACCTGGCCGGGAACTACGGGACCTACTCAACCTATCGTAAGTTCGGGATAGATACCACGGCCCCGCTGTTCCAAAGCGTAAAAGCGCTGCCCGACGATCCGGGCGCGCCCTACGGCCCGTATGAAGTGACAAGCAGTATCTACGACCTGAGCGGGGTAAAATATGCTTATATGTTCACACAGATCAACGGCGGCAGCTGGGACAGCACAGCGATGTTCTTTTCATCCGACAGTTTAAGAGACAGCATACCGGAATTAAATCCGGCCACCGACGAGACCTTGAGTGTCAGTTATTACATCAAGGCAACCGACATGCTGGATCATCAAAATACCAGCAGTACCTATAGCTTTAAGGCTATAGGGCCATTGGGAGTGGCAGGGAAGCCGACATCAATTATTCCGACAGTCTATGCTTTGGATAACGCTTATCCCAACCCTTCAAGAGGGCAGACCACTTTCAAGTATCAACTGCCGAAGGAATCCAAGGTCAGCCTTACGGTTTACAACGTGGTAGGCCAAATGATCAAACGGTTCGATGTTGGCACCAAGCCTGCCGGATATCACCAGATAAGCTGGAAAGACAATACTTTGCCCAACGGGGTCTATATCTACCAGCTTAAAGCGGGAACATTCAGTTCCACCAGGAAACTGATGGTGCTTAGGTAACTACTTTAAACATAGCTGAAGTATAAGGGGGTTGTTTTTAAATGACAGCCCCTTGTTTTCATGGCAAAATAATAATATATTATAGTTGACAAACGTAATAAAAAGTATTAGTATAAAATTGCAAACCCCAAAAAATTAAATTCAAATGGAGGAGGAAAACATGAGAAAACTCTTGTTTGCCGGTCTTGGTTTGTTGGCAACGGTAACGCTTTGGGCTACCCAACCCACCATATCGACTTCTTCGGTATCGGTAGCATTACCCAATGAAACCATCCAGCCAGACAAAGCCCCAGATAATCCCAAGGTTATAACCTGGACAACCACCGATTCCATTAATCCGGCCGCTTCCCGGGTGGCGGCTGTGGCCACTATGGGCAAGGTGTACCGTTTGGGCGGGGATGCCACCGGAGTATACTCTAGCAGTCTTCAGCAATATGATCCGGCCGCCGGACTCTGGGTTGCTAAAACCCTCATGCAGGTGGGCCTTTCAAACTTATGCGCCGCAGAATGGCATGATGAGATCTATGTCC is a window encoding:
- a CDS encoding T9SS type A sorting domain-containing protein, giving the protein MKRLSFSILVGLIVTTIYSSARADWITKTILVNSNPSAAAINPVTNKIYVSNGYTGTLQVIDGATNATTTVAGMSNPQGIAVDPVKNKIFVANTNNTVTVIDGATNATTILPAGSGTYSIAVNPATNKAYAVNSSSNTVTIINGTTLDTATVAVGSSPNQIAVNPVTNKIYVVNRSGNSISVIDGSNNSVTTVPVGSSPQGIALNTVTNKIYVANNASNTVTEIDGLTNDTTSVATAAGPIAVAVNPSTNRIYAVCMSGNTVTVIDGASRDTTLIPGGAWMQYVSVNPITNKIYVVNGGAGASVMVIDGATNATSTLTSGTMTPFLRAVVVNPVTNKIYIAVDRNTGSSYNVTVIDGSSNKPATVTAANQPQDVAVNPVTNKIYVANHGFGANSVTVIDGATNAKVDVGAGTYPAAVAVNPVTNKIYAANENSNNVTVIDGATNATATVIAGTRPYAVAVNPVTNKVYVANVGSASVTVIDGATNATTTVAVGTQPCRVAVNPVTNRIYVANAASNNVTVIDGATNHTATVPAGGAPWSLAVNSVTNKIYVANMSSANVTVIDGANNATATVSAGSYPYSVAVNPATNKAYVANFYGNSVTVINGATNDTATVAVGTYPYAVAVDPVSNKVYVANSGSNNLTVIDGATKSTTTASTGTDPRAVAVNPVTNKIYTANYGSSNATVIDAVPVSESGVRAVIDSLSGNVAYQTKPVLTGKAVNRWIPSKTNMMGVLNDWMAGQEAWNWAAGPFDSTSSDSIGWTYNWGTDSLLFGENFINIVPLEMQSAGTNNLGLGTPFAGNMLTYPVYYLDSIPPAQVTLVAPVHDTLIGDSIISFVWHKASDNYSLGHYKFQVASNDSFSPAFRDTMVSDTTAVLTLSSSDTIYYWRVRAVDACGNVGEYSATWKFEIDVTSPAVPTLLTPADNAWLTLDTAFCTWSAVAKSGKAAPVYYVLKAYLLSDTINPVIIDTTSLTIDTLLISENRYRWLVEAHDEAGNPPGISDAFNFGYDVTPPATATLIIPNDSLITNQSNNNFIWNSCFDSISGLKEYTLQYAYDMSFSDGLAETTLTDTSITLAMADSNYYWRVIARDTVSNVSVSDIRYLSIDTQDPNIPSLSAPIDNLWTEDTTIICSWGEVTKKAKASEVSYVIQLDTTNTFATPIIEDTTGILLDTFNLAEGQYYWRVMAYDLAGNYGTYSTYRKFGIDTTAPLFQSVKALPDDPGAPYGPYEVTSSIYDLSGVKYAYMFTQINGGSWDSTAMFFSSDSLRDSIPELNPATDETLSVSYYIKATDMLDHQNTSSTYSFKAIGPLGVAGKPTSIIPTVYALDNAYPNPSRGQTTFKYQLPKESKVSLTVYNVVGQMIKRFDVGTKPAGYHQISWKDNTLPNGVYIYQLKAGTFSSTRKLMVLR